A stretch of the Tachyglossus aculeatus isolate mTacAcu1 chromosome 6, mTacAcu1.pri, whole genome shotgun sequence genome encodes the following:
- the PLS3 gene encoding plastin-3 isoform X2 — MAVTAHISKDELEELREAFDKVDLNSNGFICDYELHELFKEANLPLPGYKVREIIQKLVLDGDKNQDGRISFDEFVSIFQEVKSSDIAKTFRKAINRKEGICALGGTSELSSEGTQHSYSEEEKFAFVNWVNNALENDGDCRHVIPMNPNTDDLFRAVGDGIVLCKMINLSVPDTIDERAIHTKKLTPFIVQENLNLALNSASAIGCHVVNIGAEDLRAGKPHLVLGLLWQIIKIGLFADIELSRNEALAALLREGETLEELMKLSPEELLLRWANFHLENSGWTKISNFSSDIKLGDFSNSVKDSRAYFHILNQIAPKGQKEGETPIAISMSGFAEKDDLLRAELMLQQADRLGCRQFVTPTDVVSGNPKLNLAFVANLFNKYPALTKPDSQDIDWTLLEGETREERTFRNWMNSLGVSPHVNHLYGDLQDALVILQLYERIKVPVDWTKVNKPPYPKLGANMKKLENCNYAVDLGKNPAKFSLVGIGGQDLNDGNPTLTLAVVWQLMRRYTLNVLEDLGDGQKANDDIIVTWVNRTLGEAGKSTSIQSFKDKAISSSLAVVDLIDAIQPGCINYDLVKTGTLSDDDKHSNARYAVSMARRIGARVYALPEDLVEVKPKMVMTVFACLMGRGMKRA, encoded by the exons ATCTCAACAGCAACGGGTTCATCtgtgactatgagctccacgagCTGTTCAAGGAGGCCAACCTGCCACTGCCGGGCTACAAGGTGCGGGAGATCATCCAGAAACTCGTGCTGGATGGCGACAAGAACCAGGACGGCAGAATCAGCTTCGACGAGTTCGTCTCC ATTTTCCAGGAGGTGAAGAGCAGCGACATCGCCAAGACCTTCCGCAAAGCCATCAACAGGAAGGAGGGGATCTGTGCACTGGGGGGCACGTCCGAACTCTCCAGCGAGGGCACCCAGCATTCCTATTCGG AGGAGGAGAAATTCGCCTTCGTGAACTGGGTCAACAATGCGCTGGAAAACGATGGAGACTGCCGCCACGTGATCCCCATGAACCCCAACACGGATGACCTGTTCAGGGCCGTCGGAGACGGGATCGTCCTCTG TAAAATgatcaacctctctgtgcccgacACCATCGACGAGCGGGCCATCCACACGAAGAAGCTGACTCCGTTTATCGTCCAG GAGAACCTGAACCTGGCCCTGAACTCGGCCTCGGCGATTGGCTGCCACGTGGTCAACATCGGCGCGGAGGACCTGCGGGCCGGGAAGCCGCACCTGGTGCTGGGGCTGCTCTGGCAGATCATTAAGATTGGGCTGTTTGCCGACATCGAGCTCAGCCGCAACGAAG CACTGGCGGCCCTGCTGCGCGAAGGGGAGACGCTGGAGGAGCTGATGAAGCTGTCGCCCGAAGAGCTGTTGCTGCGCTGGGCCAACTTCCACCTGGAGAACTCGGGCTGGACCAAGATCTCCAACTTTAGCTCAGACATCAAG ctgggtgacttcagtaACTCGGTGAAG GATTCCCGGGCCTACTTCCACATCCTGAACCAGATTGCCCCCAAGGGCCAGAAGGAAGGCGAGACCCCGATCGCCATCAGCATGTCCGGGTTTGCC GAGAAGGACGACTTGCTGCGGGCCGAGCTCATGCTGCAGCAAGCGGACCGGCTGGGCTGCCGACAGTTCGTCACCCCCACAGACGTGGTCAGCGGCAACCCCAAGCTGAACCTGGCCTTTGTGGCCAACCTGTTCAATAAGTACCCGGCGCTCACTAAGCCTGACAGCCAGGACATCGACTGGACACTGCTGGAAG GGGAGACCCGAGAAGAGAGGACTTTCCGCAACTGGATGAACTCTCTGGGAGTGAGTCCCCACGTCAATCATCTGTACGG GGACTTGCAGGATGCCCTGGTCATCCTGCAGCTGTATGAGAGGATCAAAGTCCCCGTCGACTGGACCAAAGTCAACAAGCCCCCGTACCCCAAGCTTGGGGCCAACATGAAAAAG CTGGAGAACTGTAACTATGCCGTGGACCTGGGCAAGAACCCGGCCAAATTCTCGCTGGTTGGCATCGGTGGGCAGGACCTGAATGATGGGAATCCAACCCTGACACTGGCTGTGGTCTGGCAGTTGATGAGACG GTACACCCTGAACGTGCTCGAAGACCTCGGCGATGGCCAGAAAGCCAATGATGATATCATCGTCACCTGGGTCAACCGGACGCTGGGCGAAGCCGGGAAATCCACCTCCATCCAGAGCTTCAAG GACAAAGCCATCAGCTCCAGCCTTGCGGTGGTGGACCTGATCGACGCCATCCAGCCTGGCTGTATCAACTATGACCTTGTCAAGACGGGCACCCTCAGTGACGACGACAAGCACAGCAATGCTCG GTATGCCGTGTCCATGGCCCGGAGGATCGGCGCCCGAGTGTACGCACTGCCCGAGGACCTGGTGGAGGTCAAGCCCAAGATGGTCATGACCGTGTTTGCCTGTCTGATGGGGCGGGGCATGAAGCGGGCATAG
- the PLS3 gene encoding plastin-3 isoform X1, protein MAVTAHISKDELEELREAFDKVDLNSNGFICDYELHELFKEANLPLPGYKVREIIQKLVLDGDKNQDGRISFDEFVSIFQEVKSSDIAKTFRKAINRKEGICALGGTSELSSEGTQHSYSEEEKFAFVNWVNNALENDGDCRHVIPMNPNTDDLFRAVGDGIVLCKMINLSVPDTIDERAIHTKKLTPFIVQENLNLALNSASAIGCHVVNIGAEDLRAGKPHLVLGLLWQIIKIGLFADIELSRNEALAALLREGETLEELMKLSPEELLLRWANFHLENSGWTKISNFSSDIKDSRAYFHILNQIAPKGQKEGETPIAISMSGFAEKDDLLRAELMLQQADRLGCRQFVTPTDVVSGNPKLNLAFVANLFNKYPALTKPDSQDIDWTLLEGETREERTFRNWMNSLGVSPHVNHLYGDLQDALVILQLYERIKVPVDWTKVNKPPYPKLGANMKKLENCNYAVDLGKNPAKFSLVGIGGQDLNDGNPTLTLAVVWQLMRRYTLNVLEDLGDGQKANDDIIVTWVNRTLGEAGKSTSIQSFKDKAISSSLAVVDLIDAIQPGCINYDLVKTGTLSDDDKHSNARYAVSMARRIGARVYALPEDLVEVKPKMVMTVFACLMGRGMKRA, encoded by the exons ATCTCAACAGCAACGGGTTCATCtgtgactatgagctccacgagCTGTTCAAGGAGGCCAACCTGCCACTGCCGGGCTACAAGGTGCGGGAGATCATCCAGAAACTCGTGCTGGATGGCGACAAGAACCAGGACGGCAGAATCAGCTTCGACGAGTTCGTCTCC ATTTTCCAGGAGGTGAAGAGCAGCGACATCGCCAAGACCTTCCGCAAAGCCATCAACAGGAAGGAGGGGATCTGTGCACTGGGGGGCACGTCCGAACTCTCCAGCGAGGGCACCCAGCATTCCTATTCGG AGGAGGAGAAATTCGCCTTCGTGAACTGGGTCAACAATGCGCTGGAAAACGATGGAGACTGCCGCCACGTGATCCCCATGAACCCCAACACGGATGACCTGTTCAGGGCCGTCGGAGACGGGATCGTCCTCTG TAAAATgatcaacctctctgtgcccgacACCATCGACGAGCGGGCCATCCACACGAAGAAGCTGACTCCGTTTATCGTCCAG GAGAACCTGAACCTGGCCCTGAACTCGGCCTCGGCGATTGGCTGCCACGTGGTCAACATCGGCGCGGAGGACCTGCGGGCCGGGAAGCCGCACCTGGTGCTGGGGCTGCTCTGGCAGATCATTAAGATTGGGCTGTTTGCCGACATCGAGCTCAGCCGCAACGAAG CACTGGCGGCCCTGCTGCGCGAAGGGGAGACGCTGGAGGAGCTGATGAAGCTGTCGCCCGAAGAGCTGTTGCTGCGCTGGGCCAACTTCCACCTGGAGAACTCGGGCTGGACCAAGATCTCCAACTTTAGCTCAGACATCAAG GATTCCCGGGCCTACTTCCACATCCTGAACCAGATTGCCCCCAAGGGCCAGAAGGAAGGCGAGACCCCGATCGCCATCAGCATGTCCGGGTTTGCC GAGAAGGACGACTTGCTGCGGGCCGAGCTCATGCTGCAGCAAGCGGACCGGCTGGGCTGCCGACAGTTCGTCACCCCCACAGACGTGGTCAGCGGCAACCCCAAGCTGAACCTGGCCTTTGTGGCCAACCTGTTCAATAAGTACCCGGCGCTCACTAAGCCTGACAGCCAGGACATCGACTGGACACTGCTGGAAG GGGAGACCCGAGAAGAGAGGACTTTCCGCAACTGGATGAACTCTCTGGGAGTGAGTCCCCACGTCAATCATCTGTACGG GGACTTGCAGGATGCCCTGGTCATCCTGCAGCTGTATGAGAGGATCAAAGTCCCCGTCGACTGGACCAAAGTCAACAAGCCCCCGTACCCCAAGCTTGGGGCCAACATGAAAAAG CTGGAGAACTGTAACTATGCCGTGGACCTGGGCAAGAACCCGGCCAAATTCTCGCTGGTTGGCATCGGTGGGCAGGACCTGAATGATGGGAATCCAACCCTGACACTGGCTGTGGTCTGGCAGTTGATGAGACG GTACACCCTGAACGTGCTCGAAGACCTCGGCGATGGCCAGAAAGCCAATGATGATATCATCGTCACCTGGGTCAACCGGACGCTGGGCGAAGCCGGGAAATCCACCTCCATCCAGAGCTTCAAG GACAAAGCCATCAGCTCCAGCCTTGCGGTGGTGGACCTGATCGACGCCATCCAGCCTGGCTGTATCAACTATGACCTTGTCAAGACGGGCACCCTCAGTGACGACGACAAGCACAGCAATGCTCG GTATGCCGTGTCCATGGCCCGGAGGATCGGCGCCCGAGTGTACGCACTGCCCGAGGACCTGGTGGAGGTCAAGCCCAAGATGGTCATGACCGTGTTTGCCTGTCTGATGGGGCGGGGCATGAAGCGGGCATAG